From a region of the Takifugu flavidus isolate HTHZ2018 chromosome 20, ASM371156v2, whole genome shotgun sequence genome:
- the LOC130517527 gene encoding uncharacterized protein LOC130517527 — protein sequence MLPRKEEKRTFSNGPLRDQWEKRAQSVADQQKQEAEWKKKSSVKLCHSKWNYHWSLVSNGDFSKLNKSNDDEKNKPKIKFKIIPPPPKAKPKVPPPPPPKKAPSPKLPRPKRRVEVDVFRLYWKDSWMSLKPPKYLYLKAKEQKIEIPGFTTIMLANARKYKPQVAHTDTEWVFPAYKWTQCWKQVRHLLHLESYEGKHFDWETFLERQGVCKPQIKHFTLPVWAGTWKIMNFAFRQEKPKWDCGWPEYEQPITNKSDKVEELEEENEPSNWEDSWKLSGVESNLDDSKDEAIVEINEVFMPGWSDSWQLASSPVEEEEHHKKWSICWSFRQQMRWCQPSLQAHHHHSHKLTRVAQKKTFLHLATLDNDITDSSEWKDAWRAPKRWVPPEEAQIDEMQEDRDETEGMEEEEEEEEEEEKMRRRREKMKRRRRREKMRRRR from the exons ATGCTtccaagaaaagaagaaaagcggACATTCAGCAATGGACCACTAAGAGACCAATGGGAGAAGAGAGCTCAGAGTGTGGCAGatcagcagaaacaggaagctgagtggaagaagaaaagttCTGTCAAACT GTGTCACTCAAAGTGGAATTATCACTGGTCACTTGTTTCCAATGGAGACTTCAGTAAACTTAACAAAAGCAATGATGacgagaaaaacaaaccaaaaatcaaatttaaaatcaTTCCTCCACCCCCCAAAGCCAAACCTAAggtcccacccccacccccaccaaaaAAGGCCCCTTCTCCCAAACTTCCAAGGCCCAAAAGACGCGTGGAGGTGGATGTGTTCCGGCTGTATTGGAAAGACTCCTGGATGAGTCTGAAGCCTCCAAAGTATCTTTATCTAAAAGCCAAAGAGCAGAAAATCGAGATTCCAGGTTTCACCACCATCATGCTGGCCAACGCCAGAAAATACAAACCACAGGTGGCTCATACAGACACTGAGTGGGTGTTTCCAGCCTACAAATGGACACAGTGTTGGAAACAG GTCAGGCATCTGCTTCATTTAGAGTCCTATGAAGGAAAACACTTTGACTGGGAGACTTTCTTAGAAAGACAAGGGGTTTGCAAACctcaaatcaaacattttacTCTTCCAGTCTGGGCTGGTACTTGGAAGATAATGAACTTCGCCTTCAGGCAGGAGAAACCAAAGTGGGACTGTGGCTGGCCTGAGTATGAACAACCCATCACCAACAAGAGTGACAAAGTAGAAGAACTAGAGGAAGAG AATGAGCCTTCAAACTGGGAGGACTCATGGAAACTGTCTGGGGTGGAATCAAACCTAGACGACAGCAAAGATGAAGCCATAGTAGAAATAAATGAGGTCTTTATGCCAGGATGGAGTGACTCCTGGCAGCTTGCTTCATCtcctgtggaggaagaggagcatcaCAAGAAATGGAGCATCTGCTGGTCATTCAGGCAGCAGATGAG GTGGTGTCAGCCATCACTGCaggctcatcatcatcacagtcaCAAGCTGACCAGGGTGGCCCAAAAGAAAACCTTCCTTCATCTGGCCACACTAGACAACGATATCACAGACAGCAGCGAGTGGAAGGATGCCTGGAGGGCACCTAAACGATGGGTCCCACCCGAGGAGGCCCAAATAGATGAgatgcaggaggacagagatgagacagagggcatggaggaggaggaggaggaggaggaggaggaggagaagatgaggaggaggagggagaagatgaagaggaggaggaggagggagaagatgaggaggaggaggtag